CCCTTAGGACTCGGACCCTTGCGTACAGTTATACCGATCGAACGTCTCAGGTACGCCAGCGATACAAACGAAAGGTAACGCCATAAGGAATCTCTGCCGGCCCCCTAACGAAGTTTACCAACAGACCCCGCCAAGCCTGTGCTGGTGAACCACGGTATTCTCCCCTACTAATCGTACAGTATCTCCTTGTAACGGGCTCGCGGGCACGGTACAGAGGTTTGTCAGCTAGCAGTCCTCGGAATACGATACGGTGGGTCGTCGGCCCGTCGCCCAGCTCACATGCTTCGGGGGGGCTAGTTTTGACGGGAGCGAGATTGTTTACCGTGATGGATGTTTATGCGCTGCTCGTTGCATAAGCCCTTGATTCGTTGCGCCAAAGAAAAAGGTTTCGGGACGCGCGGGAAAACTGTCCGCGTAGCACACGTTTCCGCTTTCACGTGTAGCTGGCACGCGACGCGGCGTGATCACGGTCGCGCGTTTAGACGGCCCGAGGGGACCAGGCCGTCGCCGTGGAAGGTCGGGGGACGATTCTGTCGCTGGGAAGACGGCACTCTGCGTGCTCTCTAGCCGCTCTGTTACGGTTCCCGCGGCAAACGAAGCCCAAATCAAAGACGGCCCCCGCAAGATACGAGCGATCATCAACACGCAACTATTTTCCTCGATCCCTCGCGGCACCGTGATCGCCGACCATCGCACTACCTTCCTTCTTATTAAGCGAAATCACTTTAAAATTGACATAGACACTGAACAGCCACAACACTACACTCCGCCATGTTAGATCACAACAACGCGCTACGGGGTTCGCCTCGTGTATCTCAAGGATTCCAGCGCGCAATACGATATCCCGTGGCCCGCTCTGTATTCGCGTTTCTCGCTGCAACATGGGAATTGTCGCCGATTTATAAGGATAACGTAAATAATATCGGATCCTTGCCCGGCACCAGCGGAATTCCAATCAGAAACTTTACCACCGCGACGTAGTAAGACAGCCACTTGTGTCGAAACCTTTTCAACGGGTAAGTAATGTTCAACAGTTATTGAATTAGAAGTCTCTAGATGTGGCGTATGGCGTATGTATAACGCGTAACGTAGACGAAAACGAGTTTTCGTATGCACTCTTTTATTCGATTATACGCCACGAATGTGGATGATAGGTACCTTGGCTCGTGTTGAATACGTAGGCGGGGAACAGGGTATCGGGGAGTATAGGTAATAAAATGTTGACTTACAATGTTTGTACGCGTTAACCGTTCGTCGGTCACCGAATAAATTGGGTAACATCGATCAAACAAGAACCGAGCACGAATCACATATTATCGAAACAAAGTTGATAATGACTGGTAGAAAGTCAATGAATTAAAATCATGTAGAACGGTGTTGAATGCCAGGACGTGTAACGATGCAAAAAACTGCACGTTAACGACTTTTGTGTAGCGTTCAGTAGCGTTCCGTAAAGGCATTGCGTAAACGTGAAACTGTTTTCAGAGGACTAGAGGGCATTTAACGTTGTGTAGGTCTGAATGCATGCTTCAATTTCGCAAGGACAACGTTTTcataaattgtaaaattatggAAAATGATGATGACTGTTCGGCGAGATCTGATCTACTTTCCGTAGTCACATCGAGCTTGCGCATCTTCGGTTTAGAAAAATGAGGTTATAATTATCTTTCCACTGATCAATAAAAGTAGATGACGGCGattattcttttatatttctgtTCCACTTTTTACGCACTTTTGAAACCTGGGAACGTAACTTCCGATCACTGCCTTACATTACTATTCGCAACGTATCATTATTTATCGTTGCTATTACACTGAAAAATTTCGCTAACGATAATTGGCAATAAATAAATGTCGTATTTAATTTGAAAAGTTTATAGGCAATTGGTATTAGAATTTCTATACTCTTCTTAAGGAGTTTAATGCTTCTTAAACTTAATTCGAGATACAAAATTTGGTCAATTTTTGCTATTGTACAAATAGTGCAATTGTCAAATTGCTGTAACTAAGCTTTCTGGTTTCCCTAAATAAGCTCGTAGTTATTTTAGAATAAACGTGTTAGTTTAGTTTCTTagataatataatttattttgtactCGTTACATTCCATAGCCTCACCCgaatgtattgtccaaaattattacaaataactTTGCGcacaataaattatataaattgcatacaaatctaagtaatgaaaacgaaagcactattaaatagagaaataaatttattatatataatgatTGTTGTCTAAAACAATTATATTATAGTCGTCTTATACCGATTGATATTACCACTCCCATGTACAGACACTATATACTCCCTGCATAATCCGATAGCTCCTATAATCTGTACACCGATATGAATGCAGAGCAAAGAAAAGTCTATTAAACGGCTTCAGTCGTGCGTGTCGCTATAAAAGTTATGGgattaaaaatggtaaattagAATAACAATTAGACAAAGTATACAGAAACAATTTAATGGATACAAAAGTTATTTCGGGGAAACACTTTGGAGAAGCCTGTCCGCACCGCGAAGGTATATACCCACACGCAAACTAGTCGATCAACTCCGATCGTACGCATAGCGCCCGCTGGAATTATAATTTGCGTGCGTTTATATCCTTCCTAGAACAgtctgtattaaaaaaaaagaagaaaagataaaTCCGTCGCATCGTTTGCTTTTAAATCATTATCCAAATACACATGCGATCATCGATATCGTAATTGTCAACTtcgaatttgaatttcaagCTCTTAACCGTAATCGTTACACATCCctcaaatattaattatatctGTAAACCAGGCCAGTCATTAATCAAGATAGAAACTATTATATATTACAGAAAATTATCACATAAGTTTACAAACGTTTACTCTGCGGAGTTTACTCTACTGAGCTGAGATGAAAATTTTTGTAGCCTACGTCTCCGTAACATCTCTTGCTCACTAGAAGATTCCGTTTCGTCCCTAAGCGACGACTCTGCGGTCAGCTCGTTGCTATTTGTGCCTGTTAGCGTACTCGTGCTCTCGCTGGAAGTGTTTGCAGTAGGAACGTCTGCCTCGGCTGTAACATCCGTATGCTCGTTCTCCATTTCAGAGCTCAAGTCCTTCGACGTCCCCGGCTTCGCCATTGAAGAAACGTCCGATGCGACGTTCGCGTTTGATGCAGCAGTTGGCACTGGAATGCTGTAGACCGAGCGTCATAATAATTCTAACCACGTTACTCGACGACTGTACAAAGAGACGTAAGATTTCTACGAACTTGGCAGTAGCAGCTGCCGTTTGATATTGGTTCATCATGGCGCTGGCAGCATCCAGTAAAAGCTGGACTCTTTGCAGCGTTTGTATTCTAGCTTCAACGGCTTGCCGCAGGTTCCCCTCCATTGCTCTGAGCTCCTCTTCGCTCAGTTCTGTTAAATTAGGTGGTGGTGTAGGGATCGGAGGTAGTGGTACCATAGTAGGGAACGGTGGCGGGAATAATGGTACACCGCCAGGTGCTAAGTTCTGGAATGACGTGGATGGTGTATTCCCACCATTATTTTGACCCTGCTGTTGCGCCGTTGACCCTGGTgcttgttgctgttgctgctgttgttgctgctgctgttgctgttgcggtGCTGCTCCTGGAGCTTGCAAGCCGGCCCAAAATGCTGGTAACACCTGaactatatttaaaaaagtacGAACACTATAACTTTAGTTTTTCTTAATGTTATTATTGAAACACTAGCAAAATGCCCCGCGCTTCGATTcggacctaagagatattaTGGACTCTAttaaaacacagtttaccccttttcacccccttaggggttgattagtgcaaaatcctgaaattgatttttagggatttgcgtgggaaacctttgtatgtaaaaaccaagatgatatctaatcgggcctacgagatattgagaagtccgtgaaaacacagtttaccccttttcaccccctcggggacagaatttccaaaaatcctcctcccaaatttcacgttcctaagttaaacggtttgagctgggcgttgatgagtcagtgagtcagtcaggacttcttcttttatatatatatatatatatgtatagataaACCAGCATTATTATCCTTACCAATTGGATTAAATCCTGGTGCTTGGGGGGCCTGAGGGGGCTGCGGTCCTGCAGCCTGCGGTTGATTCTGCTGCCTATTTCCCTGGTTATTCGTAACAGGTCTTAAAATGTTCAAACGGCAAGTAGGACATGTTTGTTGACGTTGAAACCAAGAGCGAAGGCAAGCAGTATGAAAGATATGATTGCATGGTAATTTCTTGCTCGCTGCCACCATTTCTTCCCTACGACAGTGATATAGACGAACAGATGTCCAAGCTGTGATAATGTACGCTTGGAAAGGCAGAAACGTGCCGTGCTTACCTGCATATTATGCACACGTTGTCAGCAGCGGCCAATTCTTCTGCCGTCGCATCCGGATACAACGTATTCATGTTTCTAATAGCTCGCCGAGACATCACGATATCCCGGAAAGCTTTCTTAAAGTCTCGCATTGTATAATACATTGGGCGAAGTGCAAACAAAGGTAAAGTATACAATTTGATCATCAAAGTGACAAAAGCAACATACAAAATTACCTGAGGGAATACAAGCACGTTCGTTTCAATAGTTTCACGCACAGCATAGACGTTACTGACATCTTTCCTACCTTCAATAGTCCAATTATTAGTTCTATGTACAATAGAAACACTGGCTTATTGTCCCATGGATTTTCATTTTGCAGATCTACCGTATGCAGTATATACTTTACGGTGATGTTGAATACAACGGTTAAAAGAATAGCGTATTCAAAACCAAATACGAGTTGCACAGAGGGACCTTTCGAGGCTGTCGTATTATACGCGTAACGAATCATACTTAAATTCGTCGCGAACAGAAGACTCAGCAGAGTAGAAACTCGAAGGTGGAACAGCCACGTTATCACCGGGCTCCTTTCCATCTGGAGATCAACGAAACAAGAATTATACAACATCGAAATCCTGATGTCTATCAGTTCTACTTACATAATCTACCCGATCTTCCGCCAACCAATGGAACGACTTcaaaaataagagaaatgtaAATAGCGCTATAAATTTGGGGCTGAAGTCGTCTCTGAACACTGTAAACGCTAGACAAGTCTCAGTCACTGCATACCACACTTTTTCTAATAAATGCTGCGAACAGACAACGCCGAGCATAAACATACATGCCTCGTGCTTGACAATAATCGCAGTGAACCTTAAATATGGCAATGTATGCTCACCTCTAACTCCGCAGCACGTAGAGTACCAAAAAATATCTTCCGAAGAAAAGCATTTATCATAAACACTAGAATTAAACCTTGTGCATAGATTACCTAAATTTAACATAGGAGAAAAGTAGAGTAACTGTTACGAAGTGTAAAAATCAACGTCTACCAACTCCCCAAGCGCAAGTGCTTTGAAACCGTTTCCAAATGCAACGAGCAGTCATTTCCAAGTGAAAAGTCAACGCTGCATCTCTTTTTCTATATTAAATAGAGCAAGCGATGCTTGCATTCCAAAGCTATGGGCCATTCAACGGTTACGACAGTATACACGACAAACTCCATCGTAGGAGCTGAGTCTCCAAATGCCTATCAGCCACGCACAGTTGGAAACCGAACACTGCATTGTGCTTGCGGGTTCAGGAGAGAATTGGGGAAGAAATCTGAGAGAGGAGAGCGTCCAAGCTTACCGTCATACTAGGGTTGGATTTGGTTATGTGGACCACTGTCGGATAAAACTGTTTCCTTTGATAATAAGCATTGCCTATTACAGCGCACGTTAGCGCTGTACTTATCAGTATTATTCCAGCCTCCCTCATTTTTGTGCCGGTCGACTTTCCAGCTCCAGAGGCTGTTGTTCTCGGGTAAAATATTCACTGACACTTATCGTACCAATAATTTACGTGCATCAACAGCTGTAGATCCGATTGGAATCAACGAGGCGCTGCTATCATAACGACAGTATCTGAAACTATCAACGAATGCGATAGAATGATGTTTCGTGCTTTCGCGTGAAAATAAGTATGCATTTCTTGAATGTCGCGTTCGTCCCACACCTTTGTTACCTCGACACTGAAAACAGATCCCCCAGGCAGACAATGTACAATTCCTCTGTCATAGTTGTGCGTTTTGTTTGCACGGCAATCGAACGTGTATTACTTCTACTTGACAATTCCAGGAAGGACAGACGGTGCAACCTGATTGGCTGGATCCATGCAACTGTGTTGCTGTTAACGTTAAATTTCAACCACGTGGAACACAATGACAGTCATATTTGTAATGCGTGCTtgcaaattgtatgcttttaaATAACTTAAGGgtggattctcgtctaacagctctaaaagtaactgatatttaagaatttttttgaaaaaaatgttggtcatattggattaaactcttttgagatATAAGGCGGCATCtataaacttgcagaaaatattttttttatgtcgatccttattatttattaattattgtggaatcttgtccacctcttcaacgatgtaactcctgtcgGTGGGATGTGtaacactagggtggctcttatattcgacttttgaattttcttcggggcaccctccagaatagttccatataattaaaaaaaaatctgtgtaaagtttgggcccgatcggataacggaaaAAGGTGCCCTCGGGctgttgaatatttaaataattataattacattTCGGTATATTCATAAATAACAAGTGttcgagaagcatttaaactttaaaaatttgagaaaaaaaaattttctttttcagtttttcggccttttttcgaaaaccgtttgtcgcacgaaaaaaagtaatagaacataacaGATGCTCCTTGTCAGGGTCTACAAATTTTgttcgacatattttttttatataatcaataacttggaggatattatataaaatcgacttcgcgagctgttaaataattatttatatgttcaagggcccaggggcaccttttcccgttatccgatcgggctcaaactttatacagatttttcttttattattacgaactattctggggggtgcgctaaagaaaatgttgaaaaaaatttttactaagAGTAAATacgagccaccctagtgtagcacctatcacagtcatctgattgcaaaaaaaatagaagtttcttaaagttagatagtttatgcTGGTATTAGtcaactttaaagaaaaaaaatggaaagagttatagtgtttgaaggaaaaagtaacttttttcctgagacaaatttttcatctttattctttatatcgcagaaaaaagtattataaataaaaactaaaattaattttttggtcCAATACCTGGAGAAATGTATAACGAATAAAATGAGCTTTATTTGAAATTGATCAGTcaattagtttttgagttatccgaGACTCCAACATGGTCgtagagattccacaataattaataaacagtAAGAAGgatcaacataaaaaaaatattttctgcaaatttaaaaatacctccttatatcataaaagagtttaatgcaacattaatagctttttttttaaaattcataaatttcgggggttgttacacgagaatccccccttaagcgcTCAGACATAAAACATGTATTTGTAATAATATCTGAAGATCTCGTTACAATCTGTAATCTATATTCTATAGGATAGTGGTACgctaatttaatttgtttatgccACACTAATCTAGGATTTTCTTGGAATCTTTAATTCTCCTGCATTAACATACATCATATAAAAATTGTCCGACAGATATATACTTCGTTCACTCGCTTATGTTCTCGTTTAACATACTCAAAATAGTAGTCTTCTTTGATATATTTGTATGACAACTTATTCATACTTAAGAACACTGTGGTTATTATACATCTAATTATACAAGCACTTAAAGCGTAACTAGAGTAAAAGCAATCTATTTGCATCGGGCTAAATTATAATCGACACTTTTGTATTTATACTAATGTCACGGTTCGCTATGAATTCTTTAAACGTTTACGAGCTGGAATGCTTAAATTAAATGTTTGAACACATTTTTAACAGATCTGTACATTAACGAGTTAGGTATGTCTACTAACGTTTCTCGTAGTTTTCAATATACTTTTAGGGCTCTGATACTTCGGGGTTCCCAATTGAGTGACGGCTTTCAAAGGTGTTCTACGAGAGTCTACTATGGACTTTCTCACTAAAGCCTTGGCGCTCTTGGGCGTTTTCACGGTCAACGGCTTTTTAATGTGTGGAGTTTTGCATAAGGCGTTGGCATCGGGTTTATACATACTTAACCTTGAATCTTGTAATACTGTATTGTTTGGGACTTTCTTCACCGAAGGCGGAGTGCTCGCGTTCGTGTTCTCCTTTCGGTGAAGCGCTATATCGGACAAGACGTTAAGTTGCCTATTAGTGGTCACTCGTGATGTATTAGAGCTCTTCGTATCAGAATCCCGAGAGAGATAATAGCAGGTGCTCTCTGTTTCCATGGTAATTTGGGAAGGAGAGTTCTTAGACATCGACTTTCCATTCCTGTTCTTCATATTCTTGCTTGACTTTCGACACAATTCGGTCCTCTCGCAGCTCTGCTTTAAAGTGCTTGTAAACTGATTGTTGTTCACGCTCAACCAATTGTTCTTCTtattcgaaacagtgttctgcgCGTATAGTTTAGTCGTGCACTCATCGAACAATTTAGCTTTAGCTAATACCATCCCTGCGTTCTGAGTTCTTAATTTCGCTATCGATGCGCGACCAGTCTGAGCAACTGGGGTGTTCGTTTGACTCGTCGACTTAAAGTAACGCTCAGCATCTTTCCAGGGCATAGCTGACTTCTTCCAATCAGACTTTGGAGTTAACGAAGACACAGGCGTATTTAGAATATTCTGCTGACTGTTcgtctttttcaatttctcaaccTTCTCATCGGAGAACATAGCGGTGCTCGTAAGTTCATTCCCATGGAAAGACGACACTCGACGCACCGTCGTGTGCGTTCGATTTTTTATCGGTTGTAGAACTCCGCTTCCAATAGAACTACGCTTCGCTGTATACATATTTGAGCTATTAAATTCGTTGCGTATATTATTCAGCAGGGCATTATTCTTCTCTTCCTCCCAGAGGGATGTAGACACAGGTCGTAAGTAAGCGTCGTCCTTCGTGCAGCCCGACGAGAACGCTCGTTCGGTATGTGGATGGTAAGCGTTATTTAATTCTTGCCCAGGTTGTCCTTGCGACTGTAAATCTGATCCACGAGAAATGTGCCACGAAGCTGTTCGTTTAACGCGTTTGCTGCAAATTCAAAATAAATCAAGATACAAGGATTCTAAAATTCACAGGAATAAGCATCTCGAAATTGCAATGTACCTCATAATCCTCTCTTGCGACCTTCTTCTTAGAGTGCCTATTTTCCTAGCGCTTGGAGACCTTATAATTTTATGCTCGCTGGATCTCCGAATTTTGAGCTCCTTTCCAAGCTTCCTAGCCAAGTAATCTGTCGTCGCTGTGCTTTCGATACTAGCCTCCTCCAAAGTCTTCTCGTACGCAGTTTGTACTTTGTTCACAGAGTGCGGCGACAAGCCGTCATTTTCTTCGCTACTCACGCAACCAAACTCTTGAGAGAGGCGAGACTCAATCGCTGAAACTCTACTTTTGATCTCCTCGTATTCACTTTTAGGTATCGTAACGTATTCGTCGGACTGGTTGTCCACAGACGTGACCTCGAGGTGCGAGTACGCCTCGAAGTTATTTAAAGTCAGCCTCCTTTTCGGCGGGTACAAACGCATCTCATCAAAGTTATCTAGAATCTTTAGCTCCTCCGAACTTGAGCTTAATTGGGCATGGCACTTATCACCGCTAATGTCATTCTCCTTCGTTGACAAGACCTGCTCGTCACTATCGTCCGATAAATTCACATCTGCGTCGATGAACACGTTGTTGTACTCCTTCTGAAGCTCGTTCGATACTTCGCtgtcttttaaaattaatttcagctCCGAGGAACCATCGCTGTACCTTCTATACTTTCTTTGCGAGTCGCATGTATTAGAAACAGAACTCCAACGTCGTTCTGTATACTCATCAAGGGTGTTTGCGTATGACTCCGAGTCTCCGTCGGTAGTTTTCTGGAAATATTAGAAGAGTTAGAAAAAACGTACACAAGACATTAAGCAAATTATTTGAGCATGCTCACTGGCTTTCTTGGCACAAAACGATCCAAACTAAGTCTGATTTTCTTAGATTTATCTGTTTTATCTGCGACTCTCCTAGAATATAGATTAAATAACAGGCGATTAGTCCATATTTACATAGAAAATACTAGTTAC
This region of Andrena cerasifolii isolate SP2316 chromosome 4, iyAndCera1_principal, whole genome shotgun sequence genomic DNA includes:
- the Sip3 gene encoding septin interacting protein 3, with translation MREAGIILISTALTCAVIGNAYYQRKQFYPTVVHITKSNPSMTVIYAQGLILVFMINAFLRKIFFGTLRAAELEHLLEKVWYAVTETCLAFTVFRDDFSPKFIALFTFLLFLKSFHWLAEDRVDYMERSPVITWLFHLRVSTLLSLLFATNLSMIRYAYNTTASKGPSVQLVFGFEYAILLTVVFNITVKYILHTVDLQNENPWDNKPVFLLYIELIIGLLKVILYVAFVTLMIKLYTLPLFALRPMYYTMRDFKKAFRDIVMSRRAIRNMNTLYPDATAEELAAADNVCIICREEMVAASKKLPCNHIFHTACLRSWFQRQQTCPTCRLNILRPVTNNQGNRQQNQPQAAGPQPPQAPQAPGFNPIVQVLPAFWAGLQAPGAAPQQQQQQQQQQQQQQAPGSTAQQQGQNNGGNTPSTSFQNLAPGGVPLFPPPFPTMVPLPPIPTPPPNLTELSEEELRAMEGNLRQAVEARIQTLQRVQLLLDAASAMMNQYQTAAATANIPVPTAASNANVASDVSSMAKPGTSKDLSSEMENEHTDVTAEADVPTANTSSESTSTLTGTNSNELTAESSLRDETESSSEQEMLRRRRLQKFSSQLSRVNSAE
- the LOC143368302 gene encoding uncharacterized protein LOC143368302 isoform X1 — its product is MFIINKGCYCNLYQKDLCLSSINMLIYDVLHKETVYHSVVSDLRNYGIKYRFKKSMFKIERLEGAKHISKKVFKTPLSYQPLDVVNLSSGGIVHVPVFVSQASAFLEKHFTQEGLFRKAGSQVRQKELIARLDNGGTLGEKHHAIDVANCLKTFFRDLPEPLIPYTYHDLFVHCAMLKTYRVQALLLACILLPPHHLNTLAFLMEFLKRVSLYEKQNKMGIDNLAKVVGPNIMPLQEVTISAVQMRLELHFLIIKILIENAEHIGILPDHITRAISMETIGSTDNELDVSDSHSRSKPRKKKHRSGSLTRKPHLSASNLNLRMFNGLKKIVGKAPVPDEPNICDHQQIPENCDSFHVSNAKCTKKRKVVERVDPLNTKKKRVADKTDKSKKIRLSLDRFVPRKPKTTDGDSESYANTLDEYTERRWSSVSNTCDSQRKYRRYSDGSSELKLILKDSEVSNELQKEYNNVFIDADVNLSDDSDEQVLSTKENDISGDKCHAQLSSSSEELKILDNFDEMRLYPPKRRLTLNNFEAYSHLEVTSVDNQSDEYVTIPKSEYEEIKSRVSAIESRLSQEFGCVSSEENDGLSPHSVNKVQTAYEKTLEEASIESTATTDYLARKLGKELKIRRSSEHKIIRSPSARKIGTLRRRSQERIMSKRVKRTASWHISRGSDLQSQGQPGQELNNAYHPHTERAFSSGCTKDDAYLRPVSTSLWEEEKNNALLNNIRNEFNSSNMYTAKRSSIGSGVLQPIKNRTHTTVRRVSSFHGNELTSTAMFSDEKVEKLKKTNSQQNILNTPVSSLTPKSDWKKSAMPWKDAERYFKSTSQTNTPVAQTGRASIAKLRTQNAGMVLAKAKLFDECTTKLYAQNTVSNKKNNWLSVNNNQFTSTLKQSCERTELCRKSSKNMKNRNGKSMSKNSPSQITMETESTCYYLSRDSDTKSSNTSRVTTNRQLNVLSDIALHRKENTNASTPPSVKKVPNNTVLQDSRLSMYKPDANALCKTPHIKKPLTVKTPKSAKALVRKSIVDSRRTPLKAVTQLGTPKYQSPKSILKTTRNVSRHT
- the LOC143368302 gene encoding uncharacterized protein LOC143368302 isoform X2 — its product is MFIINKGCYCNLYQKDLCLSSINMLIYDVLHKETVYHSVVSDLRNYGIKYRFKKSMFKIERLEGAKHISKKVFKTPLSYQPLDVVNLSSGGIVHVPVFVSQASAFLEKHFTQEGLFRKAGSQVRQKELIARLDNGGTLGEKHHAIDVANCLKTFFRDLPEPLIPYTYHDLFVHCAMLKTYRVQALLLACILLPPHHLNTLAFLMEFLKRVSLYEKQNKMGIDNLAKVVGPNIMPLQEVTISAVQMRLELHFLIIKILIENAEHIGILPDHITRAISMETIGSTDNELDVSDSHSRSKPRKKKHRSGSLTRMFNGLKKIVGKAPVPDEPNICDHQQIPENCDSFHVSNAKCTKKRKVVERVDPLNTKKKRVADKTDKSKKIRLSLDRFVPRKPKTTDGDSESYANTLDEYTERRWSSVSNTCDSQRKYRRYSDGSSELKLILKDSEVSNELQKEYNNVFIDADVNLSDDSDEQVLSTKENDISGDKCHAQLSSSSEELKILDNFDEMRLYPPKRRLTLNNFEAYSHLEVTSVDNQSDEYVTIPKSEYEEIKSRVSAIESRLSQEFGCVSSEENDGLSPHSVNKVQTAYEKTLEEASIESTATTDYLARKLGKELKIRRSSEHKIIRSPSARKIGTLRRRSQERIMSKRVKRTASWHISRGSDLQSQGQPGQELNNAYHPHTERAFSSGCTKDDAYLRPVSTSLWEEEKNNALLNNIRNEFNSSNMYTAKRSSIGSGVLQPIKNRTHTTVRRVSSFHGNELTSTAMFSDEKVEKLKKTNSQQNILNTPVSSLTPKSDWKKSAMPWKDAERYFKSTSQTNTPVAQTGRASIAKLRTQNAGMVLAKAKLFDECTTKLYAQNTVSNKKNNWLSVNNNQFTSTLKQSCERTELCRKSSKNMKNRNGKSMSKNSPSQITMETESTCYYLSRDSDTKSSNTSRVTTNRQLNVLSDIALHRKENTNASTPPSVKKVPNNTVLQDSRLSMYKPDANALCKTPHIKKPLTVKTPKSAKALVRKSIVDSRRTPLKAVTQLGTPKYQSPKSILKTTRNVSRHT